From the genome of Asterias rubens chromosome 13, eAstRub1.3, whole genome shotgun sequence:
CAGATATTAAGTGGTGAGTTATTAGACATCCTTCTAAAGTAGTTTTGACTGATTACTACAGACCCATGAGTCTACCAATATAGTGCATGCATGGTGCATGTAacgaggaaaagtttccgtatggcgccaccactttttcattcgcaataaaataatatagtatctaatttacctgattgataaatccctttttgtaaaaatgagtgaaaaaatggtggcgccatacggaaagttatcccatatTGTTTGTACCCTTTGTGTTTTTAGGGCCTAGGACAGAAATATATATTGTCGATTTTGATTTCTTATAATAATATACGTCAGCAATTCTCTGGTGCGACTCCTGTTCTGAACATAACAACCACCATcagaaacaataataaaattcGATCGCGTAATAATTGAAGCGGGCCTCGGTTTGTATAACTATGACCTTTTATGTGCATAAACAGGCCTGtgtaaaattgtgttttgttatcGGTAATGTAATTGATTAGTTTTCGTCTGAAGGCTTACTCTTGTAAAAAGAATCGTTTTGCGTTTCAGCTTTTCACTTAGATTGTAATTCTCCTGCTTCAattcctgaagatgagcagagtgtactgtttgaaacgtcgagaccaaaccggctctttttagagccaacaaaTCCTCAAAATATATACTATACATGGTTGTAcgtacccgcaagtttattgTAATAGTATTTATTAACTTATTTTTcacaccatgtaaagtttcaaacacCATTTTCGAACCTAATCTGCTGATCATAACGTACACCTGGAACTCGAGTCTCGTGCTCTTAACGGCTTTGCCACGACACGTGTCAacattttcataaaatgttcACATCATTCGAGGATTGTCCAGCCTGTTATTGTTGTTAACACCTAGGGCTATAACGTTTTTCTTTTGCTATTTCAGGTAAACTAGTGCAGCCGCCATGATACTAAATATTTTACTCTTGTCTGTGCTTGTGTCTGCACTGGCGGTGATTGTGTACGTCGTCCTACTACCTGTACCAGAGGGACTAGAAAACCCATGGAAACTCAAGATGTTAACAGTCACTATGAAAGTGGTGAGTATTGCCATAACTCTACAAAATATCAGACCccttgcacatgacgtcacactgtgaaacagcgccctcactgaggcaaaaagaggcagatcattggacgaCCAGCCTTGGTGCGTATACAAAGAATGTGCACATGACCTCAAAACAGCCGCGCTGCGCTTAAAGGGTTCCATGCTTAATTTGGGTCTCCACACCTTATTTATTGTCTATGAAACAATGGCAGACTTGCAAGATGTCTCTGAAGGTGTTTCGTGTACATGATAGCACTTATAAAACTCTTAGCAAACTTtgaagaacaacaaaaaaacgCGTATACTGTGACCcgctttcaaataaaacaaaatttaactggtcatcaaattatttcttttcagATGTTTTTTCTTGGGGACTATTTTCCGTCGACAATGGCGAAATATCTCGACGAGCGTTCCCGGCCTGGCATGCGTGAGAAGGGTCCAAACGTTCCCTACACAGACACCATGTTTGATGGGGTACTCGTGCGGGTATTTGACGATCAAAAGACCGGGGAGATTTCCACCAAGCGCCCGGCGATCGTTTTTTATCATGGTGGTGGCTGGCGATTCGGCCACATCGGTGAGTATTTCGCTGCGGCTGTAGATTTGAAATTAATAATCactttgataataattattcatgAAAGCAAAGTGATACTTTTGGGGACTCTTGGAGGCAGCAGACTTCGATTCAATTCAAGACCCCCGCAAAGATAAGTCACTCTgatgtaaaagaaaaataaatgtttttattttgttagagctttaaaaattttgtttgaaatttgtttaaatttttatttgttatctttAGACATGCATCACGCAATACTCTCCGTGTTTGCGAGAACTTTGGGTGTTGTTATCATCAATGTTGAGTAAGTACAGTTTACTGCACAGCTTTACACcaaacctttgaaaatattttcaaaaatgtttataattatacaaaatattagtAATTTTTTCAGAAAGTAAAAACAGATAAGTTTTAAGTTGTGAACAATAACGTTCAAAAGTCAATCAAACcagcattttgttatttttttttctaagaacCAAGATCACCATATTTGGTTAGAAGTATACCACTATACAGAGTATTGCAACTGTCTTGATAATTTCATTGATAATCTATAACTTATACCCCCCAATCCAGTAGACTTGTAGAAAGGTCGTTAATTGTCTATCGCGGTGAGACACTCGAGTCGTGGTGGTGGCGTAATATAATTATCAGGTTTCCGCGATCgaacactgctctcgcgagacCATTGCTCTCCCGCAAAGCTGCTGTCTGCCTTTTAACAGGGGCCGATGCATCCTCGCAATACAGCCAGTGTCGCGGGAATCGCGGAGATTCGGGACGCagtcaccgcgacagacatctACCGACCCAGCTGCATCTTGACCATCGGAGCAATGCCGTTGTTCCTCGTTGAAAATCTGTCCCATGAAATACTAAATCCGGCATGTATGAATAAAGAGACCTTTTCTTTAAATCTTTTAGATACCGTTTGGCCCCGAAGTACGTTTTCCCCGCTGCCATAGATGACTGTACAACAGCTACAGTTGCTTTCTTACGTCGCCTTGAAGAGTTCACTGTCGACCCAGCTAGAGTTGCTATCATGGGTGACAGTGCTGGAGGAAACCTTGCTGCAGCTGTTGCTCAGAGGTTGACCTTTGATCCGAAGTATGAGGGGTTACCCAAGCTGAAATTGCAGGTGATGATCTACCCTGCTTTGCAGGCGTTTGACTTTCAGCTTCCGTCGTACCAGCAGAATGGCGGTTATTCCACTATAGTTCTGGACGGTTATATGATGGTTGCGTTCTGGGTAATCTACCTTAACAACAAACCACATCTTACAAGTGCAATGCTACAAAACAAGCACACAACTCAACAAGCCAAAATGTCGCCGAAAATCAAAAAGCTGCTCTCACACGATTATATCCCTGCTGAGTTTAAACAGAGTGGATATACAGCGCCACCAATGGTCGAGGGTGACCAGGCGTTGTACGAGGAGCTACATCCGGGTCTTATGAATCCTGACTTTGCTCCTCTTATGCGAGAAGATCTTCAAGGTCTACCGGAGGCGTACATCTTAACGGCTCAGTTTGATGTACTGCGAGATGATGGCATCATCTATGCTAAACGTCTTGAAGAGGCAGGCGTTAAAGTCACTTGGAAACACTACAAGAAAGGCTTCCACGGCATGTGTGGTCACAAAGATAGCCCATTCACCTCACCAACTGGAGTTGAGGCCACCGAAGATCTCATGGAATTTATTCGGAAAAATCTTTAAAGGACTACCGACCATAAGAGGGGGGATCAGATTTTGGGGGGGGTTGGAAAGATTATCACCcacacactttgtgcaaaaaaTTGTACACACACACATAGCTACCCAGTTCTAACTTCTAATAGATTGGGGCCATTTTTTTGTAGCAGGCTTCCAGATGGAGCCTTCACACAATGTGTATAATTCTTAGTGTTACTCCCtcactagtcttggtgcaagacgtttctcttttcactttcacgcacaccgcggccaattcaccaaccgcaccgactcacctgacttagtccactcaccgccccggccggacgtttctccggggcggtgagtggactagtCAGGTGAGTCAGTGcgggtgcgcgcgctgtcggtgaattggccgcagTGTGCctaaaagggaaacgagaaacgtcttgcaccaagactactccCTCACATAAGGGTTGTCATCTCATTTCATTACAAAGTTACAAACAAGTGACTTTAGTAAAAGTCCATCAACAAAGTATTACTAAGAGTTTATCATGATGTTTACCGCGGTAGTGCCTGACATAAAACTTGTGTTTAGAAAGTAGGTTTAGCCAACAGATGACGGTATAAACAAAGCAGATCTGATCTATAGAATGATTTGTACAAAAAAGagtaaatattttttacagCAATACATTTAACTGAAAAGTTGGTAGTAGTCGTAGCGTATGTATAGACAACTGAGTCATCCTGTCACTAAATTACCAGTCTTTCATAAAATCTTTGTAGTTAAAGGccgtgaacactattggtaattgtcaaagacaagcctccacagttggtgtatctcaacatatgcataaaataatgaacctgtgaaaatttgagctcaatcggtcatcgaacttgcgagatatgaatgaacacccttgtcacacgaaggtgtgtgcgtttagatggttgatttcgagacctcaagttctaaatctgaggtctcgaaatcaaattcgtggaaaattacttctttctcgaaaacttactgtggcacttcagagggtgtcgtttctcacaatgttttataccatcaacatctccctattactcgtcaccaagaaaggttttatgctaataattattttgagtaattaccaatagtgtccactgcctttaaaagtcttgatacgttttttttttttttttttttcttttttaaatgtaacCAAAATATTATGCAATTAATAAATCTACAACCCGGCTCACTGCACTGTCCTTAGGTGACCTCAACCCTCCACTATCCTCCACTCTTATGCCTTTTCACATCAACATGTTTAAGAGATTTTCTTTGGGTCTATACCGTCCTCAATCATCAGCAAACGATTTCGGGGAGAAACAACGTCCGGACTtaaaagacgctggacactattggtaattgtaaagaccagtattctcacttgatgtatctcaacatatgcaggtcttttattttgtaagacactgaacactattggtaattgtaaagaccagtcttctcacttgatgtatctcaacatatgcaggtctgttattttgtaacttttaatgtatttttgtaacgAAGCCAACCCGATttggttgcaaataaaatgaTGATCATTGTGACATAACAACCAAATTGAATGCTTAATGTAAAATATTCAATAATAATCAAATCAaaagttttgaattttgtttaaaaaaaacaccagaaaaaTTCCCAAACTTGATCCCACAACCATGCCAAGCCAACTCCTTAAGTTgaagcacaaaaaaataaccAAGGGTCAGGGCTAGTGCTATCTGCATGGCCCAAAAACGTTATAGCGCAGGGATGTCCCTGCCACCAATACTCACATGTGAGCCAACCAAACTCCAGAAAGGCACACAAATGAACACATTTTGAACAGTCGGGGTCAATCGTCTGGCTATGGCTTTTGTTGCGCTAGCCATAGCCATACAATTTGTTCGTTATGAATAGTATATCACAATTTGGATACTTTCTCCACAGTTTGCACGTGCATTATGTGTACACACATGTTCATGCGACGATGCGCGTGTTCATGCACACCGTTGCATGCTAtaaaagtgtacatgtacatgtacatgcgcaCCGTTGCaggctgtacatgtatatacgtaTTGTACTACGACCCGAACCACAAAAGAAGACCACCAAAAAAACGAACTGTATGCATTGTACCTATCAGTACTAGATGATTGAACCGATTatgtttgacaaaaaagtgtgaCCCTTAATTTCTCGCATACACGAAATATCATTGACTATCGAAGCCCGCCGACCTTACGCGacactagacttgattcaagtcccgttttCGTGCTGAGAGGTCCCTCATAAGCATtatgtagtcttggttccaagaccattggtggtgttgcgcggtcacacacaaccaacgttccgattatgcacggcaaaaactgtacacgcttgtaatgaacgaacgctagcgggcgctctgtttctctgatttagatctccCCAGCACATGGTGAGATCATAGAGCTAtggtgagatctaaatcagagaaacagagcgcccgctagcgttcgttcattacaagcgtgtacagtttttgccgtgcataatcggaacgttggttgtgtgtgaccgcgcatgcaacaccaatggtcttggaaccaagactaaagCATATGCGCCATTAATTGAGGTCCCGAGAATTGAACAGATtgggggaatgcagagcatcacaaaacaatagtttgctGGCGATAGCACGGGATTTGggcttgagtcaagtctagcgCGACAACGGCTCTAGCTAAAGGCCTACACACACTACTCCATTGCTGAATCCGATTTAATACTTGCTCAAAATACAAGGTAAGATATACGCTATAGCTATAGATCTATCGCCTACCAtctttttgagtatttttttctgaaggcTACGACAGACTGATCATTGTCAATTTTATGTTTTACCTATGTAAGATAATTTCCTGATTGGTACACAGTATTCCCTGATGTATTCGAGTGCTGTACTATCACTAAAGCACGACAACAATAGTGACAATCCGATCGCCCGTAataataaacatgaataataatattaatttgtataaaCCTTGACCTTGTGCATAAACAGGCCTTcgtaaaattgtgttttgttgtcgGTAATGTGAATTGATTAGTTTTAGTCTGTATACTCAGACTTTTTAATACTCTGTGTATCTATGGgactaataaaataatttttgtttgcaagtGCAATTATTTATCAGAATTGAGCTCATGGTACTGTAtcgtgtgttttgtgtttagaaTCCTTTGTATTCTGTCTGGTATTTcttagggggaaaaaacacatttttatgaGCGCCATCCTCCACGATAAATATGTTCATCTGAAAACAGCGTTTTGAAAGGCAAGACAAGGCAATTGAAGTGTATCGCAGGTACATCGCTGAAGGatatgaccgggactcgaaccgaAGCTGATCAGAATTAACAGCAGAAGAGCTTGAGTCGAGTCTGGTGTTCATTATAACCGCTTTCGCCACAATTCACGTGTCAACACTTTCAGCAACAAGTTTAAAACACATACTCCAGAATACTTGTTCAGGCTCTTATTGTTTTGAACACTAAAGCtatactgggtttttttctcggtttttttccccaggtaAATTAGTGCAGCCGCCATGATCAAACAGATTTTACTGGTGTCTGCACTGGCAGTGGTGGCGTACATCGTCCTACTACCCGTACCACAGGAAATAGAAAAACCATGGACACTGAAGATGATAACACTGGTTATGAAAGTGGTGAGTCTCAACTCAATGGAGGAACCCTCCTCCATGCTCAACTCTAACAACAACTTAACccttgcacatgacgtcatgaGTTTGAAACAGCGCGCGACCTCTCTAGGCTCACTGGGGAAACAAGAGGCATgacctgaacatctgacgtcacatcgTGTATTTTGAAGATTGCAAAACTTACACGATTTGAAGATGATAGTAGCTAGAAAGTCATCCCATGAGGCGCCAATTGTTTTAGCATGCCCAACGTAATTACCAGTGTATTTACCAACTTTTCTATTAAAAAACAtagatttttactttttttcctcGTAAATTGACAacaaatgaagctgaaacttctacatgtgAAATAACATACGTTATTACATACATGTTCATTCACagcgagtagggattcatgtcatggcaaaataacttcaaaaataacaaaatttacgTATCAATACctcttaaaataaaacaaaacgtaATTTAATGGtcataaaaatatttctttgtagATGTTTTTCATTGGGAACTCCTTCCCGTCGACAATGAAGAAACTCGACGAGCGTTTTCGACCTGGAATGCGTGAGAAGGGTCCAAACGTTCCCTACACAGACACCGAGTTTGACGGGGTACTCGTTCGAGTATTTGATGATCAAAAGACTGGGGAGATTTCCACCAAGCGCCCGGCGATCGTTTTCTACCACGGTGGTGGCTGGCGACTCGGCCACATCGGTGAGTATTTCGCTGCGGCTGTAGATTTGAAATTAATAATCactttgataataattattcatgaatttcttttgaaattgttctaaaatgttttatttgttaacttTAGACATGCAACACGGGTTGCTCTCGGAGTACGCGAGAACTTTGGGTGTTGTGATCGTCTCTGTCGAGTAAGTACAGTTAAAACTGCACAAACTTTCacaaaaaactttgaaataatcgtccaaaatgttgtattttcaaaattgaatataatatcacttattttatgcattaactGAAAGAGAAGAGTTGAAACAGACAAGTTTGAAGTTGTCAACAATATAGTTTGAAAATCAATAAAACCTGCATtttgtgaggtttttttttcaacaaaaacaaagaacaccGTATTTGgctagaagtaggcctacatcagcACTGAGCATTGCAACT
Proteins encoded in this window:
- the LOC117298535 gene encoding neutral cholesterol ester hydrolase 1-like, which gives rise to MILNILLLSVLVSALAVIVYVVLLPVPEGLENPWKLKMLTVTMKVMFFLGDYFPSTMAKYLDERSRPGMREKGPNVPYTDTMFDGVLVRVFDDQKTGEISTKRPAIVFYHGGGWRFGHIDMHHAILSVFARTLGVVIINVEYRLAPKYVFPAAIDDCTTATVAFLRRLEEFTVDPARVAIMGDSAGGNLAAAVAQRLTFDPKYEGLPKLKLQVMIYPALQAFDFQLPSYQQNGGYSTIVLDGYMMVAFWVIYLNNKPHLTSAMLQNKHTTQQAKMSPKIKKLLSHDYIPAEFKQSGYTAPPMVEGDQALYEELHPGLMNPDFAPLMREDLQGLPEAYILTAQFDVLRDDGIIYAKRLEEAGVKVTWKHYKKGFHGMCGHKDSPFTSPTGVEATEDLMEFIRKNL